One Luoshenia tenuis genomic region harbors:
- a CDS encoding alpha/beta hydrolase, giving the protein MALVTMNFESQYLMVNHEVSVILPDKPREQSPADFYGSGKKYPVLWLLHGTFGDHSDWLRKSMIELYACENDLIVVMPSAMNSDYINWPTFGTGFFMEDYLIKELMPLIYNWFPASDKREDNFIAGLSMGGGGTGQFAAFYPEKFAAAAILSNSPRNLHKEIERVRAGQAPEGFGAMDLKRIQNRIASLGGEQAYLDSPRNAWDKLPEQIAKGVLPRLYFAIGTDDMLYENFKEFRAYAEEIGLDATFEEIPGYQHEWRFWDLTIQRALKFFGFDSRDAGNPF; this is encoded by the coding sequence ATGGCACTTGTCACCATGAATTTTGAAAGCCAGTACCTGATGGTCAACCACGAGGTCAGCGTGATCCTTCCCGACAAGCCGCGGGAACAATCCCCAGCCGATTTTTACGGCAGCGGCAAAAAGTACCCGGTGCTTTGGCTGCTGCACGGCACCTTTGGGGACCATAGCGATTGGCTGCGAAAGAGCATGATCGAGCTGTACGCCTGCGAGAACGACCTGATCGTGGTCATGCCCAGCGCGATGAACAGCGATTATATCAACTGGCCCACCTTCGGCACCGGCTTTTTTATGGAGGATTACCTCATCAAAGAATTGATGCCGCTGATCTACAACTGGTTCCCGGCCTCGGACAAGCGGGAGGACAACTTTATCGCCGGCCTCTCCATGGGCGGGGGCGGCACGGGGCAGTTCGCCGCCTTCTATCCGGAGAAATTTGCCGCGGCGGCGATACTTTCCAACTCGCCGCGCAACCTGCATAAGGAGATCGAGCGGGTGCGCGCGGGCCAGGCACCCGAGGGCTTCGGCGCCATGGATCTAAAGCGCATCCAAAACCGCATTGCCTCCCTGGGCGGGGAGCAGGCCTATCTTGACAGCCCCCGCAACGCCTGGGATAAGCTGCCCGAGCAGATTGCAAAGGGCGTGCTGCCCCGGCTGTACTTCGCCATCGGCACGGACGATATGCTCTATGAGAACTTTAAGGAGTTCCGCGCCTATGCCGAGGAAATCGGCCTAGACGCCACCTTTGAGGAGATCCCCGGCTACCAGCACGAGTGGCGCTTTTGGGATTTGACCATCCAGCGGGCGCTCAAGTTCTTCGGCTTTGACTCCCGGGATGCGGGCAATCCCTTTTAA
- a CDS encoding AraC family transcriptional regulator, which yields MEIQLAPMPVVCRTLDAGALAAPGMDSHKEMEVDLVLSGALALEAGEALYTLGEGDILVLPPNLPHRAHPAGGMLELQSLTFDPAALRSTGEVTRKYIEPILAGRLCAPGLIARDSFAGAQVARSMQAICEALDARAAGWELAVSGELYFLLYHLYRLGKGLQPPAQDPAAEGVRQVLDYIALHLDEPLGVEQLARISGYSPSHLMHVFGRMIHTPIRQYVLAMRLKKARLLLEEGRMPVAQVAAQVGFDNPSYFIKVFKRRYGVTPAALRRMEK from the coding sequence TTGGAGATACAGTTGGCGCCCATGCCGGTGGTTTGCCGTACGCTGGACGCGGGGGCGCTGGCCGCGCCCGGGATGGACAGCCATAAGGAGATGGAGGTGGACCTGGTGCTCTCCGGCGCGCTGGCGCTGGAGGCCGGGGAGGCGCTTTATACCCTGGGGGAAGGGGATATTCTGGTGCTGCCGCCCAACCTGCCCCACCGGGCGCACCCGGCAGGGGGGATGCTGGAATTGCAAAGCCTGACCTTTGACCCCGCGGCGCTGCGCAGCACGGGCGAGGTTACCCGCAAGTATATCGAACCCATCCTGGCAGGCAGGCTGTGCGCGCCGGGGCTGATCGCCCGGGACAGCTTTGCCGGGGCGCAGGTGGCCCGCAGCATGCAGGCGATATGCGAGGCCCTGGACGCCCGGGCCGCGGGGTGGGAGCTGGCGGTGAGCGGCGAGCTTTACTTTTTGCTTTATCACCTTTACCGCCTGGGCAAGGGGCTGCAGCCGCCCGCCCAGGACCCGGCCGCCGAGGGCGTGCGCCAGGTGCTGGATTATATCGCCCTGCACCTGGACGAGCCGCTGGGGGTCGAGCAGCTGGCCCGTATTTCGGGCTACAGCCCCTCGCACCTGATGCACGTCTTTGGGCGGATGATCCATACCCCCATCCGCCAGTACGTGCTGGCCATGCGGCTGAAAAAGGCCCGCCTGCTGCTGGAGGAGGGGCGCATGCCCGTGGCTCAGGTGGCCGCCCAGGTGGGTTTTGACAACCCCAGCTATTTTATCAAGGTATTTAAGCGGCGCTACGGGGTTACCCCGGCGGCGCTGCGGCGGATGGAGAAATAG
- a CDS encoding YjdF family protein — protein MEQVKATLTVLFEDPFWVGVYERESGGRYGACKLTFGAEPRDYEVYAALLQNWERLEPGQEMAAQAAAQRRINPKRMQRAARRQMQDAGVGTRAQQALKLQQAAGKLARRRRTREEREREARRQFALRQQRKKDKHKGH, from the coding sequence ATGGAACAGGTAAAAGCGACGCTGACGGTGCTGTTTGAGGACCCTTTTTGGGTGGGCGTGTATGAGCGGGAGAGCGGCGGGCGCTATGGCGCCTGTAAGCTGACCTTTGGCGCGGAGCCCAGGGACTATGAGGTGTATGCCGCCCTGCTGCAAAACTGGGAGCGTTTGGAACCGGGACAGGAAATGGCCGCGCAGGCGGCAGCGCAAAGGCGGATCAACCCCAAACGGATGCAGCGGGCCGCCCGGCGGCAGATGCAGGACGCGGGCGTGGGCACCCGGGCCCAGCAGGCGCTGAAGTTGCAACAGGCGGCGGGGAAGCTGGCCCGACGCAGGCGGACCCGCGAAGAGCGGGAGCGGGAGGCGCGGCGGCAGTTTGCCCTGCGCCAGCAGCGCAAAAAAGATAAGCACAAAGGGCACTGA
- a CDS encoding MATE family efflux transporter translates to MHKIFVRDKSFYKLILTLAIPVVLQNMITIGVNIMDTMMLGSYGEVQISGSSLANEFINIFQILCMGMGGGAAVLTAQYWGRGDVGSLKKVVTIMLRVGVAVAAAFALVTWIWPDALMRLYTPDAAIIEKGVLYFRISAPCYLLMAVSLTLTIVLRSVHLVRLPLIAAIVSFVVNIFFNWVFIFGNLGAPEMQIEGAALGTLIARIAEFGIIAGYFLFADQRVGYRLQDLVAKCGDHVRTFFTYSLPVIVSDTLLALGNNMVAIIVGHIGASFVAANAIIAQTVKLSTVFNQGLSNAASIVTGNTLGKGERETAYRQGVSFTALSVLIGLAAAGILLAITPAIINGFNITQETRDIAFQLMMAVSVMVIFQTMQGVLTKGVLRGGGDTKFLMIADVAFLWLASVPLGYLAGLVWSWPPFWIYTALKIDWAIKSIWCLFRLKSKKWIRVVE, encoded by the coding sequence GTGCACAAGATTTTCGTGCGGGATAAGAGCTTTTACAAATTGATTTTGACGCTGGCTATACCGGTGGTGCTGCAGAACATGATCACCATCGGCGTAAACATCATGGATACCATGATGCTGGGCAGCTATGGGGAGGTGCAGATCTCCGGCTCGTCGCTGGCCAACGAGTTTATCAACATCTTCCAGATCCTGTGCATGGGCATGGGCGGAGGCGCGGCGGTGCTTACGGCCCAGTACTGGGGGCGGGGAGACGTAGGGTCGCTTAAAAAAGTGGTGACCATTATGCTGCGGGTTGGGGTGGCTGTGGCCGCGGCCTTTGCGCTGGTCACCTGGATATGGCCGGATGCGCTGATGCGCCTGTACACGCCGGATGCGGCCATCATCGAAAAAGGGGTGTTATACTTCCGCATCAGCGCGCCCTGCTATCTGCTGATGGCCGTATCGCTGACGCTGACCATCGTGCTGCGCTCGGTCCATCTGGTGCGCCTGCCGCTCATCGCCGCCATCGTCAGCTTTGTGGTAAACATCTTTTTTAACTGGGTATTCATCTTCGGCAACCTGGGCGCCCCGGAGATGCAGATCGAAGGGGCGGCGCTGGGCACACTGATCGCCCGCATCGCGGAGTTTGGCATCATCGCGGGGTACTTTCTGTTTGCAGACCAGCGCGTGGGTTACCGCCTGCAGGACCTGGTGGCCAAGTGCGGGGACCATGTGCGCACCTTTTTCACCTACAGCCTGCCGGTGATCGTTTCAGACACCCTGCTGGCCCTGGGCAACAATATGGTGGCCATCATCGTAGGACATATCGGTGCCAGTTTTGTGGCGGCCAACGCCATCATCGCCCAGACGGTCAAACTATCGACCGTGTTCAACCAGGGGTTGAGCAACGCGGCCTCCATCGTTACGGGCAACACGCTGGGCAAGGGGGAGCGGGAGACCGCCTACCGCCAGGGCGTGAGCTTTACGGCTTTAAGCGTATTGATCGGCCTGGCGGCCGCGGGCATCCTGCTGGCCATCACCCCGGCGATCATAAACGGTTTTAACATCACCCAAGAGACCCGGGACATTGCCTTCCAGCTGATGATGGCGGTATCGGTGATGGTGATCTTCCAGACCATGCAGGGCGTGCTGACCAAGGGCGTACTGCGGGGCGGCGGGGATACCAAGTTTTTGATGATCGCAGACGTGGCGTTTTTGTGGCTGGCCTCGGTGCCGCTGGGGTACCTGGCGGGGCTGGTGTGGAGCTGGCCGCCGTTTTGGATCTATACCGCGCTGAAGATCGACTGGGCCATCAAGTCCATCTGGTGCCTGTTCCGCCTGAAATCCAAAAAGTGGATACGGGTGGTGGAATAG
- a CDS encoding Gfo/Idh/MocA family protein, translated as MAIKPVKVALIGSGAISYTYLNTMVNTFGILDVVGCSDIIPERSKARAEQFGIRQMTNEEILNDPEIQIVVNTTYPLSHFEVTEAALKAGKHVQSEKMMAGEYLEAKKLYDLSKEKGLYLGMAPDTFLGGGLQTCRKLLDAGMIGQPVNAQAVLTRNYQPAGEGDSLPFVMQYGGSVMFDMGSYYMHALLALLGPVKRVNGFAKKSSEQKAFSNPRSPRYKEKFDLPQPNILQGALEFENGVLGNLTVLSESIGETTRLEIWGTEGCIICPDPNTYGGPVYLMRNNVMERYEVPLTHGYVNKNKVFYEPGTAPEVMWQDSIRGIGVADMAYALRNNRAPRCSAEMGLHAMEIVHGIMESCKEDGKVYTMQTPFTQPAPLPSGYVNGTAAEACLDN; from the coding sequence ATGGCTATCAAACCGGTAAAAGTCGCCCTGATCGGCTCGGGCGCAATCAGCTACACCTACCTGAACACCATGGTCAACACCTTTGGCATCCTGGACGTTGTGGGCTGCTCGGACATCATCCCCGAGCGCAGCAAGGCCCGTGCCGAGCAGTTCGGCATCCGCCAGATGACCAATGAGGAGATCTTGAACGATCCCGAGATCCAGATCGTGGTCAACACCACCTACCCCTTAAGCCACTTTGAGGTGACTGAGGCGGCGCTCAAGGCCGGCAAGCACGTGCAGAGCGAGAAGATGATGGCGGGCGAATATCTGGAGGCCAAAAAGCTTTACGATCTGTCTAAGGAAAAGGGCCTCTACCTGGGCATGGCCCCGGATACCTTCCTGGGCGGCGGCCTGCAGACCTGCCGCAAGCTGCTGGACGCCGGGATGATCGGCCAGCCGGTCAACGCCCAGGCGGTGCTCACCCGTAACTATCAGCCCGCCGGCGAGGGGGATTCGCTCCCGTTCGTCATGCAGTACGGCGGCAGCGTCATGTTCGATATGGGCAGCTATTACATGCACGCCCTGCTCGCGTTGCTGGGCCCGGTCAAGCGCGTCAACGGCTTTGCCAAAAAGTCCAGCGAGCAGAAGGCTTTCAGCAATCCGCGCTCGCCCCGGTATAAAGAGAAGTTCGATCTGCCCCAGCCCAACATCCTCCAGGGCGCCCTGGAGTTTGAAAACGGCGTGCTGGGCAACCTGACGGTGCTCTCCGAGAGCATCGGCGAGACCACCCGCCTGGAGATCTGGGGTACCGAAGGCTGCATCATCTGCCCGGATCCGAACACCTACGGCGGCCCGGTGTACCTGATGCGCAACAACGTGATGGAGCGCTACGAGGTGCCCCTCACCCATGGCTATGTGAACAAGAACAAGGTGTTCTACGAGCCCGGCACGGCCCCCGAGGTCATGTGGCAGGATTCTATCCGCGGCATCGGCGTGGCGGATATGGCCTATGCCCTGCGCAACAATCGTGCCCCGCGCTGCAGCGCCGAGATGGGCCTGCACGCCATGGAGATCGTCCACGGCATTATGGAGAGCTGCAAGGAAGATGGCAAGGTCTACACCATGCAGACCCCCTTCACCCAGCCGGCTCCGCTGCCCAGCGGTTATGTAAACGGCACCGCTGCCGAGGCCTGCCTGGACAACTAA
- a CDS encoding GNAT family N-acetyltransferase, protein MRIKRAGGQELDAVMRLWLAGNVQAHGFIPEAYWHGHFEEVRKAVSQSRVYVAYAGGAAIGFIGLVDGYVAGLFVDEHSRGSGVGRRLLARAKAENSALTLQVYRQNAGAVRFYRREGFVVASEQYDEQTGQREYTMRWQREK, encoded by the coding sequence GTGAGGATCAAAAGAGCCGGCGGGCAGGAGCTGGACGCGGTGATGCGCCTGTGGTTGGCAGGCAATGTGCAGGCGCATGGCTTTATTCCCGAGGCATATTGGCATGGGCATTTTGAGGAAGTGCGTAAGGCCGTCAGCCAAAGCCGGGTATATGTCGCCTATGCAGGCGGCGCGGCTATAGGCTTTATTGGGCTGGTGGATGGATACGTCGCGGGCCTTTTTGTGGATGAGCACAGCCGCGGCAGCGGCGTGGGCCGGCGGCTTTTGGCGCGTGCCAAGGCGGAAAACAGCGCGCTGACCCTACAGGTATACCGGCAAAACGCGGGTGCGGTGCGCTTTTACCGGCGGGAGGGCTTTGTTGTGGCCTCAGAGCAGTATGATGAGCAGACCGGCCAGCGCGAATATACGATGCGCTGGCAAAGAGAGAAATAA
- a CDS encoding DUF134 domain-containing protein, which yields MPRPRKCKRVCGMPLCSRFGPMDREPAGLVEMTVEEYETIRLMDLEGLSQEACAQSMGVARTTAQRLYNDARAKLARCLVEGVALAIAGGDYRLCDGESAPCAHRRCRRHGGCCHGRPCAPAGEWEEDKG from the coding sequence ATGCCAAGACCCAGGAAGTGTAAGCGCGTGTGCGGCATGCCGCTGTGCAGCCGGTTTGGCCCGATGGACCGGGAGCCGGCCGGCCTTGTGGAGATGACGGTGGAGGAGTATGAGACCATCCGCCTGATGGATCTGGAAGGGCTGAGCCAGGAGGCGTGCGCGCAAAGCATGGGCGTGGCGCGCACCACCGCCCAGCGGCTGTATAACGATGCGCGGGCCAAGCTGGCGCGCTGCCTGGTGGAAGGCGTGGCGCTGGCCATCGCCGGGGGGGATTACCGCCTGTGCGATGGGGAGAGCGCGCCCTGCGCCCACAGACGGTGCCGCCGCCACGGCGGGTGCTGCCATGGACGCCCCTGCGCCCCGGCCGGGGAATGGGAGGAAGATAAAGGATGA
- a CDS encoding transporter substrate-binding domain-containing diguanylate cyclase, which produces MKKVLALILAALLFCCMAAPALAQAPGGRVVRVAYPIQPGLSDKDEFGKYSGYTYEYLEELAQYTGWDYEFVEVEGSADESLTKLMEMVENGQVDLMGGMLYSDALAQQYDYSSYSYGTVETVLQAPYETAQTALINSQANQHMRIAVVKTSGARIGELEEFCKINLVEPEYVLCADANEQVEAVRQGRADALLNTSLNYLEGVRTVARFAQKPFYFITTKGQSTGLMEELSGAMLAMEQANPQFSAALFEKYFASTAGELALSEEEQAYVAQAGTLRVGYLQNKAPFQYQGEDGQARGISIDLLTQIANNTGLHFSFIPAKDMEALSKLVQGGQVDLVAGMTYNYDAARAQGLSMTRSYLSAQYIMLVREGTQEANLAQSPLALLEWSQYEGSADTPIKRYPTQEACIRAVLDGQAGYTYVDTYTAQYYMNQPGYSGLKSIPQTYEARKVCFGMAKPGSKELLSILNKAVADIPELDMQSVIFQNTVQKQPVTLLTLLAQYPLESVCILAGVALVVIGLLLALLRLRARAGRRTALELKRHYQVYALVNEYFFEYDFKKDEAVIFIPSEAGENRRMVRMNASQASQPGMEESQRLFRQTITSGQNGVQEIYLKCQDGRYHWLRLIIETVYDGEQAAYALGRINVIDSEKREKDALEQKAQLDGLTRLYNAEYSRLFVQEALERGEMGALVLVDIDHFKQVNDRWGHPQGDAALQRVAALLKENFREGDILGRPGGDEFLAYLPGTIGPEALGQKCAALCRRVEETVLENGGRITVSVGAALALPQEGYAALYRRADQALYAAKAQGRNGWTVAPREKEAT; this is translated from the coding sequence GTGAAAAAGGTCCTGGCACTGATCTTAGCGGCGCTGCTTTTTTGCTGCATGGCTGCCCCGGCTTTAGCACAGGCGCCGGGCGGGCGCGTGGTGCGGGTGGCTTATCCCATCCAGCCGGGGTTATCCGATAAGGATGAATTTGGCAAATACAGCGGCTATACTTACGAATATTTAGAGGAGCTGGCCCAGTATACCGGCTGGGATTACGAGTTTGTCGAGGTGGAGGGAAGCGCGGACGAAAGCCTGACGAAGCTGATGGAGATGGTGGAAAACGGCCAGGTCGACCTGATGGGGGGCATGCTTTACTCGGACGCGCTGGCCCAGCAGTACGATTATTCCAGCTACAGCTACGGCACGGTGGAAACGGTGCTGCAGGCGCCCTATGAGACCGCGCAGACGGCGCTGATCAACTCCCAGGCCAACCAACACATGCGCATCGCCGTGGTCAAGACCAGCGGGGCCAGGATAGGGGAGCTGGAGGAGTTTTGCAAGATCAACCTGGTGGAGCCGGAGTACGTGCTGTGCGCCGACGCGAATGAGCAGGTCGAAGCGGTGCGCCAGGGCCGGGCGGACGCGCTGCTCAACACCAGCCTGAACTATCTGGAAGGGGTGCGCACGGTGGCCCGGTTTGCGCAAAAGCCCTTTTACTTTATCACCACCAAGGGGCAGAGCACGGGGCTGATGGAGGAGCTAAGCGGCGCGATGCTGGCCATGGAGCAGGCCAACCCCCAGTTCAGCGCGGCGCTGTTTGAAAAGTACTTTGCCTCCACGGCCGGGGAGCTGGCCCTGAGCGAGGAGGAGCAGGCCTATGTGGCCCAGGCCGGCACGCTGCGGGTGGGCTACCTGCAAAACAAGGCGCCCTTTCAATACCAGGGGGAGGATGGGCAGGCCCGGGGCATCTCCATCGACCTGCTTACCCAGATCGCCAACAACACGGGGCTGCACTTCAGCTTTATCCCCGCTAAGGATATGGAGGCGCTGAGCAAATTGGTACAGGGCGGCCAGGTAGACCTGGTGGCCGGCATGACCTATAATTACGACGCCGCGCGGGCGCAGGGCCTTTCCATGACCCGCAGCTATCTTTCTGCCCAGTACATCATGCTGGTGCGCGAGGGCACGCAGGAGGCCAACCTGGCCCAAAGCCCGCTGGCCCTGCTGGAGTGGAGCCAGTATGAGGGCAGCGCGGATACCCCCATAAAGCGCTACCCCACGCAGGAGGCCTGCATCCGCGCGGTGTTGGACGGGCAGGCGGGCTATACCTATGTGGATACCTATACCGCCCAGTATTATATGAACCAGCCCGGCTACAGCGGGCTAAAATCCATCCCCCAGACCTATGAGGCGCGCAAGGTCTGCTTTGGGATGGCCAAGCCGGGCAGCAAAGAGCTGCTGAGCATCCTCAACAAGGCCGTGGCCGATATCCCGGAGCTGGATATGCAAAGCGTGATCTTCCAAAACACGGTGCAAAAGCAGCCGGTGACGCTGCTGACGCTGCTGGCGCAGTACCCGCTGGAATCGGTCTGCATCTTGGCCGGGGTGGCGCTGGTGGTGATCGGCCTACTGCTGGCGCTGCTGCGCCTGCGCGCCCGGGCCGGCCGGCGCACGGCGCTGGAGCTGAAAAGACATTACCAGGTGTACGCGCTGGTGAACGAGTATTTTTTTGAGTACGATTTTAAAAAGGACGAGGCCGTGATCTTTATCCCCTCCGAGGCGGGGGAGAACCGGCGGATGGTGCGCATGAACGCGAGCCAGGCCAGCCAGCCGGGCATGGAGGAAAGCCAGCGGCTGTTCCGCCAGACGATCACCTCCGGCCAAAACGGCGTGCAGGAGATCTACCTCAAGTGCCAGGATGGCCGCTACCACTGGCTGCGGCTGATTATCGAGACCGTGTACGATGGAGAACAGGCGGCCTACGCGCTGGGGCGCATCAACGTGATCGACTCGGAAAAGAGGGAGAAAGACGCCCTGGAACAAAAGGCCCAGCTGGATGGGCTGACGCGGCTATATAACGCGGAATACAGCCGCCTCTTCGTCCAGGAGGCGCTGGAGCGCGGGGAGATGGGGGCGCTGGTGCTGGTGGATATTGACCACTTTAAGCAGGTGAACGACCGTTGGGGCCACCCCCAGGGGGACGCGGCGCTGCAGCGGGTGGCCGCGCTTTTGAAGGAGAACTTCCGGGAGGGGGATATACTGGGCCGGCCCGGCGGGGATGAATTTTTGGCCTACCTGCCCGGGACGATAGGCCCCGAGGCGCTGGGGCAAAAGTGCGCGGCGCTGTGCCGGCGGGTCGAGGAGACCGTGCTGGAAAACGGCGGCCGCATCACCGTCAGCGTAGGCGCGGCCCTGGCCCTGCCGCAGGAGGGCTATGCCGCCCTTTACCGCCGGGCAGATCAGGCGCTGTATGCCGCCAAGGCGCAGGGGCGAAACGGCTGGACGGTGGCCCCTAGGGAAAAAGAGGCGACTTAA
- a CDS encoding glycoside hydrolase family 3 C-terminal domain-containing protein, with amino-acid sequence MTVKEIISQLTLEEKAGLCSGEDFWHLKSVQRLGLPGVMVCDGPHGLRKQASEADHLGLKLSVPAVCFPAASATACSFDTALLEEMGAALGQMCQAEDVSVLLGPAVNIKRSPLCGRNFEYFSEDPCLAGEMAAAHIRGVQSQNVGTSLKHFAANNQEYRRMTSSSQVDERTLREIYFPAFERAVKKAQPWTVMCSYNRINGEFASENKWLLTDVLRDEWGFEGYAMTDWGACNDRVKGLKAGLELEMPASGGVNDREIVRAVREGRLDEAVLDRAVERILNITLRYLQNHKPTVCDLDAQNQLARKVARESMVLLKNQGALPIAKEQKVAFIGAFAKTPRYQGGGSSHINATKVTGALEAAQGRFNVTYAPGYSLEGETPDPALIAQAVSVAKAADVAVVFAGLPDAFESEGYDRTHMRMPQSHNALIEAVAAAQPNTVVVLYNGSPVETPWIDQVNALLEGYLGGQAVGAATVDLLFGDCSPCGKLAETFPLRLEDNPSYLNFPGVKDTVEYREGVFVGYRYYDSKKMPVRFPFGFGLSYTQFAYSDLCLSADTLGPDDTLTCRLKVKNTGSRPGKEIVQLYVRDCTGAALRPDKELRGFAKVTLQPGEEKEVTLTLDMRAFAFYDVESHAWRAADGTFEILVGASSRDIRLTGQVRFQNPAQAPVQVHENWTVGDLLADPRTGPAAKKLLGQMMPDLDLEDEKAKDDMMLHVMLNLPLRSVRSFVGADFDNDRLRGLIDKMNAALGG; translated from the coding sequence ATGACGGTAAAAGAGATCATCTCCCAACTCACCCTGGAGGAAAAGGCGGGCCTGTGCTCCGGGGAGGATTTTTGGCATCTCAAATCGGTGCAGCGGCTCGGCCTGCCCGGCGTGATGGTGTGCGACGGGCCCCACGGGCTGCGCAAGCAGGCCTCCGAGGCGGATCATCTGGGCCTGAAGCTCAGCGTGCCGGCGGTCTGCTTCCCGGCGGCCTCGGCCACGGCCTGCTCTTTTGATACCGCCCTTCTGGAGGAAATGGGCGCGGCCCTGGGGCAGATGTGCCAGGCCGAGGACGTCAGCGTGCTGCTGGGCCCGGCGGTCAACATCAAGCGCAGCCCGCTGTGCGGACGCAATTTTGAGTACTTCTCTGAGGATCCCTGCCTGGCCGGCGAGATGGCCGCCGCCCACATCCGGGGCGTGCAAAGCCAAAATGTGGGCACCAGCCTGAAGCACTTTGCCGCCAACAACCAGGAGTACCGGCGGATGACCTCCTCTTCCCAGGTGGATGAGCGCACCCTGCGGGAGATCTACTTCCCCGCCTTTGAGCGGGCGGTAAAAAAGGCCCAGCCCTGGACGGTGATGTGCTCGTATAACCGCATCAATGGCGAATTTGCCTCCGAGAACAAGTGGCTGCTCACCGATGTGCTGCGGGATGAATGGGGCTTTGAGGGCTATGCGATGACCGACTGGGGCGCCTGCAACGACCGGGTCAAGGGCCTGAAAGCCGGGCTGGAGCTGGAGATGCCCGCCAGCGGCGGGGTGAACGACCGGGAGATCGTGCGCGCCGTGCGCGAAGGGCGGCTGGACGAGGCCGTGCTGGACCGGGCGGTGGAGCGCATCTTAAACATCACCCTGCGCTACCTGCAAAATCACAAGCCCACCGTTTGCGATCTGGATGCGCAAAACCAGCTGGCCCGCAAGGTGGCCAGGGAGAGCATGGTGCTGCTGAAAAACCAGGGCGCCCTGCCCATCGCCAAGGAGCAAAAGGTGGCCTTTATCGGCGCGTTTGCTAAAACGCCTCGCTACCAGGGGGGCGGCAGCTCCCACATCAACGCCACCAAGGTGACCGGCGCGCTGGAGGCGGCCCAGGGGCGCTTCAACGTAACTTATGCCCCCGGCTATTCTTTGGAGGGGGAAACGCCCGACCCGGCGCTGATTGCGCAAGCCGTATCCGTGGCAAAGGCGGCGGATGTGGCCGTGGTGTTCGCCGGCCTTCCGGACGCCTTTGAGTCCGAGGGGTATGACCGCACGCACATGCGCATGCCCCAGAGCCATAACGCCTTGATCGAGGCCGTGGCCGCGGCCCAGCCCAATACGGTGGTGGTGCTGTACAACGGTTCGCCGGTGGAGACCCCTTGGATCGATCAGGTCAACGCCCTGCTGGAAGGGTATCTGGGCGGGCAGGCCGTGGGCGCCGCCACGGTGGACCTGCTCTTTGGCGATTGCAGCCCCTGCGGCAAGCTGGCCGAGACCTTCCCCCTGCGCTTGGAGGATAACCCCTCTTACCTCAACTTCCCCGGCGTCAAGGATACCGTGGAATACCGGGAGGGCGTGTTTGTGGGCTACCGGTATTACGACAGTAAAAAGATGCCGGTGCGCTTCCCCTTTGGCTTTGGCCTAAGCTACACCCAGTTCGCCTACAGCGATCTTTGCTTAAGCGCCGATACCCTGGGCCCGGACGATACCCTGACCTGCCGCCTCAAGGTGAAAAACACTGGCTCCCGCCCGGGCAAGGAGATCGTCCAGCTCTACGTGCGGGACTGCACCGGCGCGGCCCTGCGGCCGGATAAAGAGCTGCGCGGCTTTGCCAAGGTAACCCTGCAGCCAGGCGAAGAAAAGGAAGTGACCCTGACCCTTGATATGCGCGCCTTTGCCTTTTACGATGTGGAAAGCCATGCCTGGCGCGCGGCCGATGGTACGTTTGAGATTTTAGTGGGCGCCTCCTCCCGGGATATCCGCTTGACCGGCCAGGTGCGATTCCAAAATCCCGCCCAAGCTCCCGTACAGGTGCACGAGAACTGGACCGTGGGCGACCTGCTGGCCGACCCGCGCACCGGCCCGGCCGCCAAAAAGCTGCTGGGGCAGATGATGCCCGACCTGGACCTGGAGGACGAAAAGGCTAAGGACGATATGATGCTGCACGTGATGCTCAACCTGCCGCTGCGCTCGGTCCGCAGCTTTGTGGGCGCTGATTTTGATAACGACCGTCTGCGCGGCCTGATCGACAAGATGAACGCCGCCCTGGGCGGCTGA
- a CDS encoding NifB/NifX family molybdenum-iron cluster-binding protein → MMKIAVAAQGGQVAGHFGGCEQFEFFTVDDKGQVTQHEVVQNPGHDNAKGPLPALVVGLGAQAIIAGGMGAGARENFEGRGLQVITGATGPAEDAALALARGELADAGKSCAGHEHGGQGGCGGHHHHHGEGHVCRCRQG, encoded by the coding sequence ATGATGAAGATCGCGGTGGCCGCCCAGGGCGGCCAGGTCGCCGGCCATTTTGGCGGGTGTGAACAGTTTGAATTTTTTACGGTGGATGATAAGGGGCAGGTGACCCAGCACGAGGTGGTGCAAAACCCCGGCCATGACAATGCCAAAGGGCCGCTGCCGGCGTTGGTAGTAGGCCTGGGCGCCCAGGCGATCATCGCGGGCGGCATGGGCGCAGGCGCGCGGGAGAACTTTGAGGGCAGGGGATTGCAGGTGATTACCGGGGCCACGGGCCCGGCAGAAGACGCCGCGCTGGCGCTGGCCCGGGGCGAGCTGGCGGACGCGGGCAAGAGCTGCGCCGGCCACGAGCACGGCGGGCAGGGCGGCTGCGGCGGGCACCACCATCACCACGGCGAGGGGCATGTTTGCCGCTGCCGGCAGGGCTGA